A portion of the Pseudomonas sp. GR 6-02 genome contains these proteins:
- a CDS encoding isocyanide synthase family protein, with product MEHRDAWIAAVSDLLAGYLLKGTDDCFDTQGRAHLALRLGHCFDQGLPVRLVLPGFPCKSPNASDQTFGVLPDYGEVMAIERLDQLGQAIAALHAPGCVVSILSDGTTFNDIVGVADDVRAAYNRALRELCTTHTIEWVSMEDLFPQAQSAESVRASLIKQARLPWKNLGDLIEQSRDDESLSRAHDNLCSHLYNDLRLCREEGQSEDEYLQQINFKAYQMMYRGHALNAAVDRFFGDDIRLSVHQYNNAGPKFTFGLAEGLTRADSPWHAVPVCNLDGGQTLRARAQVDLDHHVLVTYEGRPWLYHQTENPQAQGFEYELQKLPLFGLVVRDPLGLGFERLSTGLLEALVETFGFVCLKGCRFDDQDSFARSCERFGTLYEWAFGAVHVVKPADKPQGVVHSLEKTPLHWDLNMLPDSDAQVQRNPKFCASKFMLYCKTAPQPGEGQTTIVDSRNVLRKVGQQVARQWQGVNITYYTKMTYFGGSPRMYSLVDHHPRSGELILRYQEGTDSTLQTLSQSVQDHDEQAQQALLEQVNALVYDPECLIAHQWSEGDLVLIDNYRTLHGRLPMSAGSSSRELWRVQVY from the coding sequence ATGGAACATAGAGATGCCTGGATCGCTGCCGTCAGCGATTTGCTGGCCGGTTATCTGCTCAAAGGCACGGATGATTGTTTCGACACACAAGGCAGGGCACACCTGGCGCTTCGATTGGGGCACTGCTTCGATCAGGGCCTGCCAGTGCGTCTGGTTTTGCCAGGCTTTCCCTGCAAGTCGCCAAACGCCAGCGACCAGACCTTCGGCGTGCTGCCGGACTACGGCGAGGTCATGGCCATCGAGCGCCTCGACCAACTCGGCCAAGCCATCGCCGCGTTGCACGCACCGGGCTGCGTGGTGTCGATCCTCAGCGACGGCACGACCTTCAATGACATCGTCGGCGTGGCCGACGACGTTCGCGCCGCTTACAACCGGGCGTTGCGTGAACTGTGCACCACCCACACGATTGAGTGGGTCAGCATGGAAGACCTGTTTCCCCAGGCCCAAAGTGCCGAGTCGGTTCGCGCCAGCCTGATCAAGCAGGCCCGTCTACCGTGGAAAAACCTTGGTGACCTGATCGAGCAGAGCCGCGACGATGAGTCCCTCAGCCGGGCGCATGACAACCTCTGCAGTCACCTCTACAACGACCTGCGTCTGTGCCGCGAAGAAGGACAGAGCGAGGACGAGTACCTGCAACAAATCAACTTCAAAGCCTACCAAATGATGTATCGCGGGCACGCATTGAACGCGGCGGTGGACCGTTTCTTTGGCGATGACATTCGCTTGTCGGTCCATCAATACAACAATGCCGGCCCCAAATTCACCTTCGGCCTCGCCGAAGGGCTGACCCGCGCGGACAGCCCTTGGCATGCCGTGCCGGTGTGCAACCTGGATGGCGGCCAAACCCTTCGCGCCCGCGCTCAGGTCGACCTCGACCACCATGTGCTGGTCACCTATGAGGGGCGGCCATGGCTCTACCATCAAACAGAAAACCCGCAGGCCCAAGGCTTCGAGTACGAACTGCAAAAACTTCCGCTGTTTGGCCTGGTGGTGCGAGACCCGTTGGGGCTGGGGTTCGAACGACTGTCCACCGGCCTGCTGGAAGCCCTGGTGGAAACCTTCGGTTTCGTCTGTCTCAAGGGCTGCCGCTTCGACGACCAGGATAGCTTTGCTCGCAGCTGCGAACGCTTCGGCACGCTCTACGAATGGGCCTTCGGTGCCGTCCACGTGGTCAAGCCTGCGGACAAACCCCAAGGCGTGGTGCACTCGCTGGAAAAAACTCCGTTGCACTGGGACCTGAACATGCTGCCCGACAGCGACGCACAAGTTCAACGCAACCCGAAATTCTGCGCCAGCAAATTCATGCTGTACTGCAAGACCGCGCCGCAGCCGGGCGAGGGCCAGACCACCATCGTCGACAGCCGCAACGTACTGCGCAAAGTCGGGCAGCAAGTCGCCCGACAATGGCAGGGCGTGAACATCACCTACTACACCAAAATGACCTACTTCGGCGGCTCGCCGCGCATGTACAGCCTGGTGGATCACCACCCCCGCAGCGGCGAGCTCATCCTGCGCTACCAAGAGGGCACCGACTCGACATTGCAGACCTTGAGCCAGTCGGTGCAGGACCATGACGAGCAGGCTCAACAGGCGTTGCTGGAACAGGTCAATGCGCTGGTTTATGACCCGGAGTGTCTGATTGCTCATCAATGGAGTGAGGGTGATCTGGTGCTGATCGATAACTATCGGACGCTGCACGGGCGGCTGCCGATGTCGGCGGGTTCTTCGTCGCGGGAGTTGTGGCGGGTGCAGGTTTACTGA
- a CDS encoding HAD family hydrolase, with protein MASRLRVEAVLFDLDGTLVDTLPDITWCLNQVLLEHGCPALTSETVRGYIGGGTTAMSERVAAQFGIVDAVALHQRYVALYQHNLVQFSRPFSGVLELLEGCRQLQLPLAIVTNKAEEMALQVSRTLLPQNAFGPILGHRAGRSLKPQPEVAWEAARRLSVDPQRCLFVGDTEIDLQTARAAGMYSAAVTWGYGLTPDLQTQAPNLCCEHPAELLRVLQRACGAAHAFTEHGDTVKSY; from the coding sequence ATGGCGTCTCGGTTGCGGGTCGAAGCCGTACTCTTCGATTTGGACGGGACTCTGGTCGACACCTTGCCCGACATCACCTGGTGCTTGAACCAAGTGCTGCTCGAACATGGTTGCCCGGCGCTGACCTCGGAAACAGTGCGGGGGTATATCGGCGGCGGCACCACGGCGATGAGCGAGCGGGTCGCCGCGCAGTTCGGCATAGTCGATGCGGTCGCCTTGCACCAGCGCTATGTGGCGCTCTATCAGCACAACCTGGTTCAATTTTCCCGTCCATTCAGCGGTGTCTTGGAATTGCTCGAAGGCTGCCGACAGCTACAGCTACCGCTGGCTATCGTGACCAACAAGGCCGAGGAAATGGCGTTGCAGGTTTCCAGAACGTTGCTGCCGCAGAATGCTTTCGGGCCAATTCTGGGGCATCGCGCAGGCAGGTCGCTCAAACCGCAACCGGAGGTGGCATGGGAAGCCGCCCGGCGGTTGTCGGTTGATCCGCAACGCTGCTTGTTCGTCGGTGACACGGAGATCGATCTGCAAACGGCTCGTGCTGCAGGCATGTATTCGGCGGCAGTCACTTGGGGTTATGGCCTGACACCAGACTTGCAGACCCAGGCCCCGAACTTGTGCTGTGAACACCCGGCCGAATTGCTGCGCGTTTTGCAGCGAGCCTGCGGGGCTGCGCATGCGTTCACCGAGCATGGCGACACCGTCAAATCCTATTGA
- a CDS encoding isocyanide synthase family protein — MQGSNTVAQQVCGQLVHEHQNTPHMNIAEQILECLFRRRSLAPGQDHELSSQVLEPHLTKVMQAVESGRKIEMVLPAFPGKSPSRKKTLSHLPDLAEHHAIDELNRLCTEIQEIYAPGALIHICSDGYVFSDLVHVPDADVKAYTDAIQDYAEQHYPGTFAHFDLRDAYPQLDCLDAMREEMMIEHGQSLILLQQRFKDDPHMMLMYCGIHRFLSEDYSGLKVFAGMSLNAVKKVAKPASQRVIQRSEAWGALLQARYPHCLRLSIHPQLAVSTKIGIRLVPTSDLWRTPWHSVAIKRRGVVTLEKRSNVDERYHRLVFRKGRPCHYASAQ, encoded by the coding sequence ATGCAAGGTTCAAACACCGTTGCTCAACAGGTGTGCGGTCAGCTGGTGCACGAGCATCAGAACACCCCACACATGAACATTGCCGAGCAAATCCTTGAATGCCTGTTTCGCCGTCGTAGCCTCGCCCCGGGGCAGGATCACGAACTGTCGTCGCAGGTGCTGGAACCCCATCTGACCAAGGTCATGCAGGCGGTCGAGAGCGGTCGCAAGATTGAAATGGTCTTGCCAGCCTTTCCCGGCAAATCGCCCAGCCGCAAGAAAACCCTGAGTCATCTGCCCGATCTTGCTGAACATCATGCTATCGATGAGTTAAACCGCCTGTGCACAGAGATCCAGGAGATCTACGCACCGGGCGCGCTGATTCATATCTGCTCCGATGGCTATGTGTTCTCTGACTTGGTGCATGTTCCCGATGCGGACGTTAAGGCCTACACCGACGCTATCCAGGACTACGCCGAACAGCACTATCCCGGCACGTTCGCCCATTTCGACCTCCGGGATGCCTACCCTCAGCTGGATTGTCTGGACGCCATGCGTGAAGAGATGATGATCGAGCACGGTCAGTCATTGATCTTGTTGCAGCAGCGCTTCAAGGATGATCCGCACATGATGTTGATGTACTGCGGCATCCATCGCTTTCTTTCCGAGGATTACTCGGGACTGAAAGTATTCGCTGGCATGAGCCTCAACGCGGTGAAGAAGGTCGCCAAACCGGCCTCGCAGCGGGTGATCCAGCGCAGTGAAGCCTGGGGGGCGCTGTTGCAGGCGCGTTACCCGCATTGCCTGCGCTTGTCGATTCACCCGCAGTTGGCGGTCTCGACGAAGATCGGTATCCGGTTGGTGCCAACCAGTGACCTGTGGCGTACGCCCTGGCATTCGGTGGCCATCAAGCGACGGGGTGTGGTCACGCTCGAAAAACGCAGCAATGTCGATGAGCGCTATCACCGCCTGGTGTTCCGCAAGGGGCGTCCTTGTCACTACGCCAGTGCTCAATGA
- a CDS encoding transposase gives MPRRARLLMPGVPLHLIQRGNNRSVCFFSEDDYLFYLELLAEQANKNSCEIHAWCLMTNHVHLLISPHEHSSTSLLMKGIGQRYVQYINRTYGRSGTLWEGRFRSCLVQSDSYVLACYRYIEMNPVRAKMVTHPAEYRWSSYRANAQSEFSHLITPHAQYLSLGDTDVSTAEVYRELFRSELEIGLVDQIRAATNGNYVLGDSRFAAEIEAIIGRRARRGCPGRPKKH, from the coding sequence ATGCCACGCAGAGCACGTCTCTTGATGCCAGGTGTCCCCTTGCATCTGATTCAACGAGGAAATAATAGATCAGTTTGCTTTTTTTCAGAGGATGATTACCTTTTTTATTTAGAGCTGCTTGCTGAACAGGCCAACAAAAATTCGTGTGAAATTCACGCATGGTGTCTTATGACTAATCATGTCCATTTGTTGATTAGCCCTCATGAGCACAGCAGTACCAGTTTGCTTATGAAAGGAATAGGGCAACGATATGTGCAATACATAAATCGTACATATGGACGTAGTGGGACTTTATGGGAAGGACGCTTCCGTTCGTGCCTTGTTCAAAGTGATAGTTATGTATTGGCCTGTTATCGCTACATTGAGATGAATCCTGTCAGAGCCAAAATGGTGACGCATCCTGCGGAATATCGTTGGTCGAGTTATCGTGCTAACGCACAATCAGAGTTTTCGCATCTCATTACCCCGCATGCTCAGTACCTATCGCTTGGGGACACAGATGTATCGACTGCTGAAGTCTATCGCGAGCTTTTTAGAAGCGAGTTGGAGATAGGATTGGTTGACCAGATTCGGGCTGCCACCAATGGCAACTATGTACTTGGTGATTCGCGATTTGCAGCCGAAATTGAAGCTATAATTGGGCGACGAGCTCGGCGGGGATGCCCGGGCAGACCGAAAAAGCACTAG
- a CDS encoding deaminase domain-containing protein produces MVCPRFPIVPVFPEFKILETVAQRLGDNPSAVGQINLISEKSVCPSCTDVIRQFRDRYPKIQLNVFTVEN; encoded by the coding sequence GTGGTCTGTCCCCGTTTTCCCATCGTCCCCGTTTTCCCAGAGTTCAAAATTCTTGAAACTGTCGCTCAGCGGCTAGGAGACAATCCGAGTGCTGTTGGGCAAATAAATCTAATATCGGAGAAGTCGGTTTGCCCTAGCTGTACTGATGTGATTAGACAGTTTCGCGATCGATACCCGAAAATTCAGTTGAACGTGTTTACAGTGGAGAATTAA